From a region of the Paenibacillus sp. R14(2021) genome:
- a CDS encoding helix-turn-helix domain-containing protein, producing MRMLQSYKSKRYLLRMLLSITILLVILLSLSSAVLHYSAERRVLQMQEEANRKVMNQINHNLTFMQEIVNNIALSLYNDERFYFPLMSNSEQEDIDIIYSVNQLNKAMDSQSFLHSIFVYNGHNNKSYALGPLADQMEAHYMADRLAERIKRPEKLPQLQLIPMNFSGRPNAVDFFSVIIYESFTSMNNRESALVLNVKPEWVFDNLKVVNGFSAPDESSVFLMDKDGSFILSGEEQNLPELNDLRYALGKDQTNRAETFGFFSHNFQEQGKSIVSYLQMGVAGWKVISVQPYNAVLGGVSQMRETFVIVIISFLLLAIIVSFALAHKLYRPIEALLSRVTRHGGVTETSPQPIRDELAYVGNVYGEMAEKLLVVTDEKEKQKTIVRHSYLRSILTGSASFSRHQLESCIDKYGLNLDPAGPFVVVVLKIDDYTAVLARTTETERQLYAFAIANIAGEIMAPLRIACEMVDARSDHLVLLLSGGALGSELPDLPELLARLQEIVMDYYKLSLSAAYSDISRSHESITDLYAEALHFSMYKLLFGRRSLIAPDLVRANVSRTEYAMSADQEKKLAEAVKTNDLAGMEAAVIQLLSPLHGYHYDHIVHGVLHIVDVIKTTIREINGNRISSLPIDLSALSRQVLEKETLSDITDLLRLTLHDIHEKRRGSEQDTNAALIEAIKDVVANHYADMNLSLQGISSMLRMTSAYVGRIFKQSELVSVGEYINEIRLTRAREYLETKNFSIKEIMELVGYVNESTFFKLFKKKYGVTPKEYRLKSNIG from the coding sequence ATGCGAATGCTCCAATCTTATAAGTCCAAGCGCTACCTGCTGCGCATGCTGCTCTCCATCACGATCCTGCTGGTGATTCTGCTGTCGCTGTCGTCGGCGGTGCTTCATTACAGCGCGGAGCGCCGCGTCCTGCAGATGCAGGAGGAAGCAAACCGAAAGGTCATGAACCAGATCAACCACAACCTTACCTTCATGCAGGAGATCGTCAACAATATTGCCCTGTCGCTCTATAATGACGAGCGGTTTTATTTCCCGCTGATGTCAAACTCCGAGCAGGAAGATATCGATATCATCTATTCCGTTAATCAATTGAATAAAGCAATGGATTCGCAGTCCTTCCTGCACTCCATATTCGTATACAACGGACATAACAATAAGAGCTACGCGCTTGGACCGCTTGCGGACCAGATGGAAGCTCACTATATGGCGGACCGGCTCGCCGAACGAATCAAGCGTCCGGAGAAGCTGCCGCAGCTGCAGCTCATACCGATGAATTTCAGCGGACGACCGAATGCCGTCGACTTCTTCTCCGTCATTATCTATGAATCGTTCACGAGCATGAACAACCGCGAAAGCGCGCTCGTGCTTAACGTCAAGCCGGAGTGGGTGTTCGATAACCTGAAGGTCGTCAACGGCTTCTCGGCCCCCGACGAATCCAGCGTCTTCCTCATGGATAAAGACGGCAGCTTCATCCTCTCCGGCGAAGAGCAGAATCTGCCGGAATTGAACGATCTGCGTTATGCGCTCGGTAAAGACCAGACGAACCGGGCAGAAACCTTCGGCTTCTTCTCGCATAACTTTCAGGAGCAAGGCAAATCGATCGTCAGCTATCTGCAGATGGGCGTGGCCGGATGGAAGGTGATCAGCGTGCAGCCTTACAATGCCGTGCTTGGCGGCGTGTCCCAAATGCGGGAAACCTTCGTCATCGTCATTATCAGCTTCCTGCTGCTTGCGATCATCGTATCCTTCGCGCTCGCCCATAAGCTCTACCGTCCGATTGAAGCGCTGCTCTCCCGCGTCACCAGACACGGCGGCGTTACTGAAACTTCACCTCAGCCGATTCGCGACGAGCTTGCCTACGTCGGCAATGTTTACGGGGAAATGGCAGAGAAGCTCCTTGTCGTCACCGATGAGAAGGAGAAGCAGAAGACGATCGTGCGCCACTCGTATTTGCGCAGCATCCTAACCGGAAGCGCCTCGTTCAGTCGCCATCAATTGGAGTCCTGCATCGACAAATACGGCCTTAATCTGGATCCAGCCGGGCCGTTCGTCGTGGTCGTCCTGAAGATCGACGATTATACGGCCGTGCTCGCCCGCACGACCGAAACCGAGCGGCAGCTGTACGCTTTCGCCATCGCGAATATTGCCGGGGAAATAATGGCGCCCCTTCGGATTGCCTGCGAAATGGTCGATGCGCGAAGCGACCACCTCGTTCTGCTGCTGAGCGGCGGAGCGCTGGGCTCGGAGCTGCCGGATTTGCCGGAGCTGCTGGCCCGCCTGCAGGAGATTGTCATGGACTACTACAAGCTGTCTCTGTCGGCTGCTTACAGCGACATCTCCCGTTCCCATGAATCCATTACCGATCTGTACGCCGAGGCGCTTCACTTCTCGATGTATAAGCTGCTATTCGGCAGACGTTCCTTAATTGCGCCGGATCTTGTGAGGGCTAATGTATCCCGCACCGAGTACGCCATGTCCGCCGACCAGGAGAAGAAGCTCGCCGAAGCAGTCAAAACAAACGACCTTGCCGGCATGGAAGCAGCTGTCATACAGCTTCTCAGCCCGCTGCACGGCTACCATTACGATCATATCGTCCACGGCGTGCTTCATATCGTCGACGTCATCAAGACGACCATTCGGGAAATCAACGGAAACCGGATATCCTCGCTGCCGATCGATCTCAGTGCCCTAAGTCGACAAGTATTGGAGAAAGAAACATTATCCGACATTACCGACCTGCTTCGGCTTACTTTGCACGACATTCACGAGAAGCGCCGTGGGTCGGAGCAGGATACGAATGCCGCGCTCATCGAAGCCATCAAGGATGTTGTCGCCAATCATTATGCCGACATGAACCTCAGCCTGCAGGGCATCTCCTCCATGCTCCGGATGACCTCCGCGTATGTAGGCCGGATCTTCAAGCAAAGCGAGCTGGTCTCCGTCGGCGAATACATCAATGAAATCAGGCTGACACGCGCACGCGAGTACCTGGAGACGAAGAACTTCAGCATCAAGGAAATTATGGAATTGGTCGGCTACGTCAACGAAAGCACCTTCTTCAAGCTGTTCAAGAAGAAGTACGGCGTAACGCCGAAGGAATACCGCTTGAAGAGCAACATCGGCTGA
- a CDS encoding right-handed parallel beta-helix repeat-containing protein codes for MGQTTNALDYYVDAVHRHEQGDGSVQRPWLELTQAQEAVREKLAAGFTGPVNVWIGAGTYRLEKPLRFDAGDSGTGTSCKVSYRAAPGARPVISGGRALTGWEDAGDGVYRCLIGCDALRQFGHTLFENGVRAVEARSPKQGYHVVEGKRDGGSGLGFRFKRGDVPPIADGDQDGLKVFIWPGEGEWNWFSETKPVASVDWEQDIITFRDPAPWGIDKGSRYRLQGARELLTEPGEFYRDEREGYLYYIPRALPIEAQDIVLPQMMRVIDIAGAGPAVGGRDASDGIVRHLEFRGLTVEMSDMLPSYRMPVSNRERDEAREGLVRIENAEEITIADCTLRHAGLSGIVLNGCCKEIRIENNVIEHVGYNGIYAIGYAPGEGPFGSAAESDVNCGQVIAGNTVRSGGELIGHGTGIQLYQSGVCTVSRNVISGMPRYGISLKGLRSKAMEPSYYGTEVTWDNHWTFLHARNNTIIGNDISDVMKDSQDGGMFEAWGAGLGNRIVGNRFHDSGIYFSVGYCVYLDDAADGFLVARNVIHDLYSAGSGSLWFVIFAKGIDNVIENNLLVRNAAKAAIGTQEMAGEPNHNLTVLRNVVIDSGEQLYHFINWSDARLAEADYNLFYRSDGGVPTVSGFYGGDTYGKIPIPWEAWRAFLGGRFDAHTLSAPPLMEERERGQFRFGPESPVWLLGWQPLGAPGQSD; via the coding sequence ATGGGACAAACGACGAATGCGCTTGATTATTATGTAGACGCTGTCCATCGACATGAACAAGGTGACGGCTCAGTGCAGCGGCCATGGCTTGAATTGACACAGGCGCAAGAAGCCGTCCGCGAGAAACTGGCAGCGGGTTTCACCGGGCCTGTGAATGTCTGGATCGGAGCGGGCACGTACCGGCTGGAGAAGCCGCTGCGCTTCGATGCGGGAGATTCCGGCACTGGGACATCCTGCAAGGTTAGCTACCGGGCAGCGCCCGGCGCTCGTCCCGTCATTTCCGGTGGACGCGCGCTTACCGGCTGGGAAGATGCCGGCGACGGCGTCTACCGCTGTTTGATCGGCTGCGATGCACTGCGGCAATTCGGGCATACGTTGTTCGAGAACGGCGTAAGAGCGGTAGAAGCCCGCAGTCCCAAGCAGGGCTACCATGTCGTCGAGGGAAAGCGGGACGGCGGCAGCGGCCTGGGGTTTCGTTTCAAGCGGGGCGATGTGCCTCCTATTGCGGATGGCGATCAGGACGGACTCAAGGTGTTTATCTGGCCGGGCGAGGGTGAGTGGAACTGGTTTTCGGAGACGAAGCCCGTCGCCTCCGTGGATTGGGAGCAGGACATCATTACCTTCCGGGATCCGGCGCCGTGGGGAATTGATAAGGGCTCGCGCTATCGGCTGCAAGGTGCGCGGGAGCTGCTCACGGAGCCAGGTGAATTTTACCGGGACGAGCGGGAGGGTTATCTGTACTATATCCCGAGGGCGCTTCCTATTGAAGCGCAGGATATCGTGCTTCCGCAGATGATGCGGGTGATCGACATTGCGGGAGCCGGGCCGGCTGTCGGCGGGCGCGATGCATCGGACGGCATCGTGCGTCATCTCGAATTTCGCGGGCTCACCGTGGAAATGTCGGATATGCTGCCGTCTTACCGGATGCCGGTTTCCAATCGGGAACGCGACGAGGCGCGCGAAGGCTTGGTCAGGATCGAAAATGCGGAAGAGATCACGATCGCGGATTGCACTCTGCGCCATGCCGGGCTGAGCGGCATCGTCTTGAACGGCTGCTGCAAGGAAATACGGATCGAGAATAACGTCATTGAGCACGTTGGCTATAACGGTATTTACGCCATCGGCTATGCACCGGGAGAGGGGCCGTTCGGCAGCGCGGCAGAATCGGATGTCAATTGCGGCCAAGTTATCGCGGGCAATACCGTGCGTTCGGGGGGAGAGCTCATTGGTCATGGCACAGGTATCCAACTCTATCAGAGCGGGGTGTGCACCGTCTCGCGCAACGTCATCAGCGGCATGCCGCGCTACGGCATTTCGCTCAAGGGCTTGCGTTCCAAGGCGATGGAGCCGTCCTATTACGGGACGGAGGTAACGTGGGACAATCATTGGACGTTTCTGCACGCTCGCAATAATACCATCATCGGCAATGATATATCGGATGTCATGAAGGACAGCCAGGACGGCGGCATGTTCGAAGCTTGGGGGGCTGGACTCGGCAATCGGATCGTGGGCAATCGCTTCCACGACAGCGGGATCTATTTCTCGGTGGGCTACTGCGTTTACTTGGACGACGCCGCGGACGGTTTTCTCGTCGCGCGCAACGTCATTCATGATTTGTACAGCGCCGGCTCGGGCTCCTTGTGGTTTGTGATCTTTGCGAAAGGAATCGACAACGTCATCGAAAACAATCTGCTTGTGCGCAACGCAGCCAAAGCGGCGATCGGCACGCAGGAGATGGCCGGCGAGCCGAATCATAATCTGACGGTGCTGCGCAATGTCGTGATCGATTCGGGCGAACAGCTCTATCATTTCATCAATTGGAGTGACGCCCGGCTGGCGGAGGCGGACTACAATCTGTTTTATCGTTCGGACGGCGGTGTACCCACGGTCAGCGGCTTTTACGGCGGGGACACCTACGGGAAAATTCCGATTCCGTGGGAGGCGTGGCGCGCATTTCTCGGAGGACGGTTCGATGCCCATACCTTATCCGCGCCGCCGCTCATGGAAGAAAGGGAGCGCGGGCAATTCCGGTTTGGGCCGGAATCGCCGGTGTGGCTGCTTGGTTGGCAGCCGCTTGGGGCGCCCGGGCAGTCTGATTAA
- a CDS encoding AraC family transcriptional regulator yields the protein MTSPVTLQDLAYLSGRSLSTFKREFQALYNTSPLQWIRGKRLDMARDMLTHTSMSVTDVCFTTGFENVAHFSKVFKERFGVSPSAVKK from the coding sequence GTGACGAGCCCGGTGACGCTGCAGGATTTGGCTTATCTCTCGGGAAGAAGCTTGTCCACGTTCAAACGGGAATTTCAAGCGCTCTACAACACCTCGCCCTTGCAGTGGATTCGCGGCAAACGACTGGACATGGCAAGGGATATGCTGACGCATACGTCCATGTCAGTCACGGATGTATGCTTTACCACGGGCTTCGAGAACGTCGCACATTTCTCCAAGGTGTTCAAGGAGCGCTTCGGCGTCTCGCCTTCAGCGGTCAAGAAGTGA
- a CDS encoding right-handed parallel beta-helix repeat-containing protein: protein MIDIAGSEPGADGHEAAEGIVRHLEFRGLTVEMSDMLPSYRMPVSNRECDEAREGLIRIENAEGITIADCTLRHSGLSGIVLNGRCKEIRIENNVIEQLGFNGIYAIGYVPGEGPIGSTAESDVNCGHVIAGNTVRLGGELIGHGTGIQLYQSGVCTVSRNVISGMPRYGISLKGLRSKAMEPSYYGTEVTWDDHWTFLLARNNSIIGNDISDVMKDSQDGGMLYSRVLRSRDSLARLCFIKGWTRCSELFCLAFATKFC, encoded by the coding sequence GTGATTGACATCGCAGGCTCGGAGCCGGGGGCCGACGGGCACGAGGCGGCGGAAGGCATCGTACGTCATCTCGAGTTTCGCGGACTAACCGTAGAGATGTCGGATATGCTGCCGTCTTACCGGATGCCGGTCTCCAATCGGGAATGCGACGAGGCGCGCGAAGGCTTGATCAGGATCGAAAATGCGGAAGGGATCACGATCGCGGATTGCACCCTGCGCCATTCCGGACTGAGCGGCATCGTCTTGAACGGCCGCTGCAAGGAGATTCGTATCGAGAACAATGTCATCGAGCAGCTCGGCTTTAACGGCATCTACGCCATCGGCTATGTGCCGGGAGAGGGGCCAATCGGCAGCACGGCGGAATCCGACGTCAATTGCGGCCATGTTATCGCGGGCAATACCGTGCGCTTAGGGGGAGAGCTCATCGGCCATGGCACGGGTATCCAGCTCTATCAGAGCGGGGTGTGCACCGTCTCGCGCAACGTCATCAGCGGCATGCCGCGCTACGGCATTTCGCTCAAGGGCTTGCGTTCCAAGGCGATGGAGCCGTCCTATTACGGGACGGAGGTAACGTGGGACGATCATTGGACGTTTCTGCTCGCTCGCAATAATTCCATCATCGGTAATGATATATCGGATGTCATGAAGGACAGCCAGGACGGCGGCATGTTATACTCACGGGTATTAAGGAGCAGAGACAGCCTTGCTCGCCTATGCTTCATAAAAGGGTGGACGCGATGTTCAGAACTTTTTTGTTTAGCTTTCGCAACAAAATTCTGCTGA
- a CDS encoding sensor histidine kinase — translation MFRTFLFSFRNKILLIILFIGVVPISVTGLLASIKFNHLLENQAHEITRKALQQSEGYLSMYFSEIEQIGIFASTNDQIVSILKKDKFASTYEKVADANEVSNEMKQYLKTRSDIERMEILGFNGFSYAGGYSNKRLDLSETWVKEVTKRNGKPYWYAINDGEFMVYSRLITSNKFNETLGFVRIIVPSYRLESVLNKFQAMDKGFLLLIDHHLNPIIGRSQDAKELTRSLTFEDSEKNGYLAFRGNRMLITRYEVDKTDWMFVSAVPMNDILQGTAQIRQYFLNTVIIILLVTITIAIWTTQRFTRPFKQFIRLMKDVEKNNFKSRMEVTTKDEIGQLAVSYNRMAQRVDSLIKEVYEQQILKNEAEWNALQTQINPHFLYNTLDSINWIARSHKITEIVKMVTALSKLFKLSLSKTDKLITVAEELSYIRYYSQIQETRFSDRISIIVDVPDSVMQYRIPRFILQPLVENSIVHGLERKEGQGQVHIKGAENGDKLFFIIQDNGVGIPEPKLKTLLSMNGKDHNHLGLSNVDERIKLLYGQQWGLKIDSIEGEGTIVEVWLKKHMLREAPTDDVSYPNRR, via the coding sequence ATGTTCAGAACTTTTTTGTTTAGCTTTCGCAACAAAATTCTGCTGATTATCTTATTCATTGGAGTTGTGCCCATCTCGGTAACCGGACTATTGGCAAGCATCAAATTTAATCATCTTCTGGAAAACCAAGCGCATGAAATTACACGCAAGGCCTTGCAGCAAAGCGAGGGCTATCTGAGCATGTACTTCTCGGAAATCGAGCAAATCGGCATCTTCGCTTCGACGAACGACCAAATCGTGAGCATATTAAAAAAGGACAAGTTTGCTTCCACCTACGAAAAGGTTGCAGACGCGAATGAAGTAAGCAACGAAATGAAGCAATACTTAAAAACGCGGTCGGATATAGAAAGAATGGAAATCCTGGGCTTCAACGGTTTCAGCTATGCAGGCGGGTATTCCAATAAGCGCCTCGATCTGTCGGAGACCTGGGTGAAGGAAGTGACCAAACGAAACGGGAAGCCCTACTGGTATGCAATCAACGATGGTGAGTTTATGGTCTATTCCAGGCTGATCACAAGCAATAAATTCAACGAAACGTTGGGCTTTGTCCGTATTATCGTACCCAGTTACCGGCTGGAGTCCGTATTGAATAAGTTTCAAGCGATGGACAAGGGCTTCTTGTTATTAATCGACCATCACCTGAACCCGATCATCGGGAGAAGCCAAGATGCGAAGGAGCTGACGCGTTCGCTGACTTTCGAGGATTCGGAGAAGAATGGGTATCTCGCATTCCGCGGCAATCGGATGCTTATTACGCGATATGAGGTGGATAAAACCGATTGGATGTTCGTATCCGCCGTTCCCATGAACGATATTTTGCAGGGCACAGCGCAAATACGCCAGTATTTTCTCAATACGGTCATTATCATTTTACTAGTTACGATCACGATCGCAATATGGACAACCCAGCGATTTACCAGACCGTTCAAGCAATTTATCCGGTTAATGAAGGACGTAGAGAAAAACAATTTCAAGTCGAGGATGGAAGTCACGACAAAAGATGAAATCGGTCAGCTGGCTGTCAGCTACAATAGGATGGCGCAGCGCGTAGACAGCTTGATCAAAGAGGTCTACGAGCAGCAAATCCTAAAGAACGAAGCGGAATGGAACGCGCTGCAGACGCAGATTAATCCCCATTTTCTATATAATACGCTCGACTCTATCAATTGGATTGCAAGATCGCATAAAATAACCGAAATCGTGAAGATGGTTACCGCTTTATCCAAGCTCTTCAAACTTTCGCTGTCGAAAACGGATAAACTGATTACGGTGGCGGAGGAGCTGTCGTACATCAGGTATTACTCTCAAATTCAAGAGACCCGGTTCTCGGACAGAATCAGCATCATCGTGGATGTGCCCGACTCGGTCATGCAGTATCGGATTCCCCGGTTTATTTTGCAGCCTTTGGTCGAGAATTCGATCGTCCATGGGCTGGAACGCAAAGAAGGACAAGGGCAGGTGCATATTAAAGGCGCGGAAAATGGGGATAAACTCTTTTTCATTATCCAGGATAACGGCGTAGGCATCCCCGAACCGAAATTGAAAACGCTTCTATCGATGAACGGGAAGGACCATAACCATTTGGGCTTATCGAACGTGGATGAAAGAATAAAGCTCCTTTACGGCCAACAATGGGGCCTGAAGATCGACAGTATAGAAGGAGAAGGCACCATCGTGGAAGTGTGGCTGAAGAAACATATGCTAAGGGAGGCACCTACGGATGACGTATCATATCCTAATCGTAGATGA
- a CDS encoding response regulator, translating to MTYHILIVDDEPIVRNGLVNFAWETFGFECVGACGNGREALEWLNCNAVDVVLTDIKMPGIDGVELSGHIQERYPDILVVLLTGYNEFSYAQRAIKSGVFDYLLKPAEDSEFENVLAKCTEALRERERSKELLHVLSHHFLLSRQQDETHLSDETWQLVQRQLSLRQEQPFRLLLACLVEESSSLSAHEWFGHWNFVRISKREWVSLSPQEAIESILQTLTEREHSISIGISSLKTNNGEISGAFIEANKALQHKFLSPDERIFHYDEHSGEGNEWQVLSDILKKIILLSNRLNALNPGRVEEQLSEIMNELESKEISEKQIKQFTVYYLPSIIGGSVAVAIMWMQIFGREGLINVFLQLFGIKGKDWIFNPDSALYTIVILMVWQFGSSMLIFLAGLKQVPKEMYEAVSIDGAGRWKTFLRITLPLISPVIFFNLVMQTIQTFQTFTQGYVITKGGPVDETLFMVIYIYQQAFSSLNMGYAQAISWVLLGIIGVATIINFAASRYWVHYEDSGGKKG from the coding sequence ATGACGTATCATATCCTAATCGTAGATGATGAACCGATCGTTCGGAACGGCTTGGTCAACTTCGCTTGGGAAACCTTTGGATTCGAGTGCGTCGGCGCATGCGGCAACGGCAGAGAAGCGCTGGAGTGGTTGAACTGCAATGCGGTAGATGTCGTGCTGACGGATATCAAGATGCCGGGAATCGACGGGGTTGAGCTGAGCGGTCATATTCAGGAAAGATACCCCGATATTCTTGTCGTCTTATTAACCGGCTATAACGAATTCTCGTATGCCCAGCGTGCGATTAAATCGGGCGTGTTCGATTATTTACTGAAGCCGGCGGAAGACTCCGAATTCGAGAACGTGCTGGCCAAGTGCACTGAAGCGCTGCGGGAAAGGGAAAGAAGCAAGGAGCTTCTCCATGTCCTTTCCCATCATTTCTTATTAAGCCGTCAACAGGACGAAACGCATTTGTCCGATGAAACCTGGCAGCTTGTTCAGCGGCAGCTTTCGCTGCGGCAAGAGCAGCCTTTCCGGCTCCTCTTAGCTTGCCTGGTAGAGGAGAGCTCCAGCTTGAGCGCTCATGAATGGTTCGGTCATTGGAATTTCGTACGAATCAGCAAGAGAGAATGGGTGTCCTTAAGCCCGCAGGAAGCCATCGAATCCATCTTGCAAACGTTGACCGAACGCGAGCACTCGATCAGCATCGGGATCAGTTCGCTCAAAACCAATAACGGCGAGATTTCCGGTGCCTTCATAGAAGCGAATAAAGCCTTACAGCACAAATTCCTGTCGCCCGACGAACGGATATTTCATTATGACGAGCATTCCGGGGAAGGAAACGAATGGCAGGTACTATCCGATATTCTCAAGAAAATCATCCTCTTGTCCAATCGCCTGAACGCGCTGAATCCCGGCAGAGTGGAGGAACAGCTGTCGGAAATCATGAATGAACTCGAGTCGAAGGAGATTTCGGAGAAACAGATTAAGCAATTCACCGTATATTATTTGCCATCCATCATCGGCGGCAGCGTAGCCGTAGCGATCATGTGGATGCAAATATTCGGGCGGGAAGGATTGATTAACGTATTCCTTCAGTTATTCGGTATTAAGGGAAAAGACTGGATATTCAATCCGGATTCTGCATTGTATACGATTGTTATCTTAATGGTCTGGCAGTTCGGTTCTTCTATGCTTATTTTCTTGGCCGGATTGAAACAGGTGCCCAAAGAAATGTATGAGGCCGTCTCGATCGATGGGGCGGGACGATGGAAAACCTTTTTGCGCATTACCCTGCCGTTAATCTCACCCGTCATTTTCTTCAACCTGGTCATGCAGACGATTCAAACCTTCCAAACGTTCACGCAGGGTTATGTGATTACTAAGGGCGGTCCGGTGGATGAAACGCTGTTCATGGTGATCTACATTTATCAGCAAGCCTTCAGTTCGCTGAACATGGGCTACGCGCAGGCCATATCGTGGGTGCTGCTCGGCATTATCGGAGTTGCGACGATCATTAATTTCGCTGCTTCCCGTTATTGGGTGCACTACGAAGATTCCGGCGGAAAGAAAGGATAA
- a CDS encoding carbohydrate ABC transporter permease, translating to MISRVKQIPKHILLSVFGLMMVYPILWLFFGSFKNNDEIFGNVSLFPKGLQWSNYHDGWFAINETPFHVFFANSFILSFTILFGSIFSCSFAAYGFARISFPLKKVWFGVLMITIMFPKQIIIIPQFLMFANLGWLNSYLPMTIPAWLGEFNGAFFIFLLIQFIRGIPLELDEAAIVDGSGRVRFFFLILLPLLKPALFTISIFAFMWSWDDFFSHLLYINSVSKYPVTLALNMFLDNTGKTNWGAMFSMSFLSILPLLLIFFFAQKHFVEGISTTGLKG from the coding sequence ATGATTTCACGAGTAAAGCAAATACCCAAGCATATTCTGCTCTCCGTATTCGGCCTGATGATGGTATATCCGATCTTATGGCTCTTCTTCGGAAGCTTCAAAAATAACGACGAGATCTTCGGGAATGTATCTCTATTTCCCAAAGGGCTGCAATGGTCGAATTATCATGACGGTTGGTTTGCCATCAATGAAACGCCCTTTCATGTATTCTTCGCCAATTCGTTCATCCTCTCGTTTACGATTTTGTTCGGCTCTATCTTTTCCTGTTCGTTCGCGGCATACGGATTTGCCAGAATCAGCTTTCCGCTCAAGAAAGTATGGTTCGGCGTTCTGATGATTACGATCATGTTTCCGAAACAAATCATTATCATTCCGCAATTTCTTATGTTCGCTAATCTGGGCTGGCTCAATTCTTATTTGCCGATGACGATTCCGGCTTGGCTAGGCGAATTTAACGGCGCGTTTTTTATTTTCCTGTTAATCCAATTCATTCGCGGGATTCCGCTGGAGCTCGATGAGGCGGCCATCGTTGACGGTTCCGGGAGAGTCAGGTTTTTCTTTCTTATTCTACTGCCGCTGCTTAAACCGGCGCTGTTTACGATCTCGATCTTTGCCTTTATGTGGTCCTGGGACGATTTCTTCTCCCACCTGCTGTATATCAATTCCGTGAGTAAATATCCGGTAACACTTGCTTTGAACATGTTTTTGGACAATACGGGCAAAACGAACTGGGGTGCGATGTTCTCCATGTCCTTCCTCTCCATTCTGCCGCTTTTGCTTATTTTCTTCTTCGCCCAAAAGCATTTCGTAGAAGGGATATCGACTACGGGGTTAAAAGGGTAG
- a CDS encoding Gfo/Idh/MocA family protein, translating into MTTTMNFAIVGYGMISAIHARSIQELPGANLIAVYGHNRERAQAFAANYGAAAYDDYERMLENADIDIVCILTPSGSHAELGIAAAKAGKHVIVEKPIAITLESADRLIESCKVNNVKLCCISQHRYDHAIIALKNAVDSGQLGQLNFGASHTKWYRTQAYYDNNEWRGTWALDGGGALMNQSVHYIDLLQYIMGPVDEVFAYCATRAHAGIEVEDVGAATVKFKSGAIGLIEGNTSAYPGFSTRLDIYGSDGGVIIENDEVKEWKLRNEGLYEPPKTKVESIVGASRADISHHSHKLQIADFMKAIRTRQEPLVNGLEGRKTLQIVLSLYESARTGKPIQIK; encoded by the coding sequence ATGACAACGACCATGAACTTCGCGATCGTCGGGTACGGCATGATCTCCGCTATTCACGCGAGGAGTATTCAAGAGCTGCCTGGAGCCAATTTAATCGCGGTCTATGGGCATAACAGGGAAAGAGCGCAGGCCTTCGCCGCTAATTATGGAGCGGCCGCTTACGACGATTATGAGCGGATGCTGGAAAACGCGGATATCGATATCGTCTGCATCCTTACGCCTAGCGGGAGCCATGCGGAACTCGGTATCGCGGCGGCCAAGGCCGGCAAACACGTCATCGTCGAGAAACCGATCGCGATTACCCTGGAAAGCGCCGACCGGTTGATCGAGAGCTGTAAGGTTAACAACGTAAAGCTGTGCTGCATTTCCCAGCATCGTTACGATCATGCCATTATCGCATTAAAGAATGCGGTAGATTCGGGACAGCTAGGGCAATTGAACTTCGGCGCGTCGCATACGAAGTGGTACCGCACCCAAGCGTATTATGACAATAACGAATGGCGCGGCACATGGGCATTGGACGGCGGCGGCGCATTAATGAACCAGTCGGTTCATTATATTGACTTGCTTCAATATATCATGGGTCCCGTGGACGAAGTTTTTGCGTACTGCGCAACAAGAGCGCATGCGGGAATTGAAGTGGAAGATGTCGGAGCGGCCACGGTTAAATTCAAATCCGGCGCCATCGGGCTGATAGAAGGGAACACGTCAGCCTACCCAGGGTTCTCAACGCGGTTGGATATTTACGGCAGCGACGGCGGTGTCATTATTGAGAACGATGAAGTAAAAGAGTGGAAGCTGCGAAACGAAGGCTTGTACGAGCCTCCGAAGACGAAGGTGGAATCGATAGTCGGGGCATCCCGCGCGGACATCTCGCATCATTCCCATAAGCTGCAGATCGCCGACTTTATGAAGGCCATCAGAACCCGTCAAGAGCCATTGGTGAACGGATTGGAAGGCAGGAAGACGCTGCAAATCGTATTATCCCTCTATGAGTCGGCTAGAACGGGTAAGCCGATTCAAATCAAATAA